The Stigmatella aurantiaca DW4/3-1 genome contains the following window.
CGCTTTCCGCTGCGGACGCTCCTGGAGATCTCCGGGCCCGCGCACGGCAACGCGCGGACGCTCACCCTGCGCGAGCAGGATGACCTGCTCGCGTTTCTGCTCACGCTTTGAGCTAGGATTGGAGCACGCCGGAGGTAAGCGCCTGAAGGGAATCGTCCCGCTTCATTCCAAGTAGCCCCTGAGGGGTTGCCTCTTTTACACGGATGCCGTATAAATCCACTACGGCCAGAAGACAGAGCAACGCTTGTGTGACACCAGCTACCGCCGTTCATCCCGAAGAGGGAGAGGAGGGAGCTGTGGCTACATTCACCCAGAAGCGTCTTGCCGTGTGGGCCGTGCGTCTGAAGGTGCTGGGGGTGCTCGCCGCGGTGTCATCCGTGGCGGAAGCCTCGCAGGTCCAGAAGGTTTGCCACAGCGGACACCTGCCGGTGGCCCTCTGGCAGGGCCTTCCCCCCTCCGAGCGAGTGTTCGCGAAGCTGTGCCTCCCGGCGGGGGAGACCCCCTCCACGGTCCAACTCTTGGTGCATGGCATCACCTACACGCACCAATACTGGGACTTTCCGGATCCGGAGGGGCCCAGCGATCGCTACTCCTATGTGAGCGCGGCGTTGAACGCGGGCTTCGCCACGCTGGCGATCGACCGAATCGGCAGCGGTGACAGCTCCCGCCCGCCCGGGGCCAGCGTCACCCTCGAGGCCAACGCGTACGTGGTTCACCAGGTGGTGCAGGCATTGCGCACCGGCTGGAAGACGGGCCCTTCCAGCACGGTGAGCTTCTCCAAGGTCATCCTGGTGGGGCACTCCTACGGCTCGTTCACGGCGTGGTACGAGGCGAGCGATTACCAGGATGTGGATGGGGTGATTCTCAGCGGGGTGAGCCACTTCGTGACGATGGGGTCGGTGATGCGGGTCATCACCCCGCTGGTCCCGGCGGGGCTCGATCCGGCCTTCTTTGGCAGGGGGTATTACGACCCGAGCTACCTGACCACGCGGCCGCAGACCCGCTACAGCACCTTCTACTTCCCGGGAGAGGTGACCAGAAAGGTCCTGGAGCGGGACGAGAAAACCAAGAGCACGGTGACCCTCACCGAGTTCGCCCCGTTCCCCCTGATCCTCACCCGGCCGTTGGACATCCGGGTGCCCGTGTTGTTGTTCAATGGCACCGAGGATCGTCTGTTCTGTGGTCCATCGATTCAGGGCGCGGATTGCTCCAGTGCGGAGGCCTTGGTGGCCACGGAAGGGCCTCGGCTGGGGCCTCAGGTGCCTTGCATCGAGGGCCATGTGTTGCAAGGCGCCGGGCACGTGCTCAACACCCTTGGCAACGCCCAGGAGTGGTTCGCGGTGGCCCAGAACTGGGCGGTGCAACGGGTTGGCCCGGACGCAGGGCCCGCTCCCGGATGTGGCCTTTGGGAGGCGGAGTTGCTCAAGCAGGACTAGTTGACCCGCTCGAACCTCCACAACTGGCTTTGAACTCCCTGGACGTAGTCCCATTGATGGACATACGCACCATTGCCCGTCCCGTTGAATTCGACATCGATATACTTGAGGGTGAGATTGTTCTTGATGACATAGGGCGGCGCGCCGGTGTTGGGGGCGAATCCGATGTGCCACTGCTGCTGGACCGAGAAGGCGAGGGGCCACTGCCAGATCTTCGCGCCATTGTTACGTGCTGCCGGCTCAAGCGCCAGGCCGCTGTTTTGATTCACGAGATAGTAGTAATTATTGCCGATTGCCCAAAGCTTCCAGTGCTGGCTCGACAAACCCAGATACTCCCATTGATGGAGCCTGTAGCTTGCCTCCGTGGAGTTCCGCACGACGTCCAGGACCTTTCCGCTGTTGACATTCACAATCTTGTAGATGGCGTTCGGATCATTCTGAATGTCCGCATGCGCATCCGAGGCAAATCCAAAGAGGGCACCGAAGTGCACCAACGAGCACAATGCCATCAACTTCATCAGGTTCGACTTCTTCATGGTAAAACTCCTTTTAGGCTCTCATTGCCTTGGTGGATGCTGTTCCATCTTCACCAACTCGATCGCGCGCCCGCGTCGCGCCGGATGTACCCGCTCTCTGTGAAGGCGTGCGTGTCCCCCGAGGAGCAAAGGTTCTGAA
Protein-coding sequences here:
- a CDS encoding alpha/beta hydrolase, which encodes MATFTQKRLAVWAVRLKVLGVLAAVSSVAEASQVQKVCHSGHLPVALWQGLPPSERVFAKLCLPAGETPSTVQLLVHGITYTHQYWDFPDPEGPSDRYSYVSAALNAGFATLAIDRIGSGDSSRPPGASVTLEANAYVVHQVVQALRTGWKTGPSSTVSFSKVILVGHSYGSFTAWYEASDYQDVDGVILSGVSHFVTMGSVMRVITPLVPAGLDPAFFGRGYYDPSYLTTRPQTRYSTFYFPGEVTRKVLERDEKTKSTVTLTEFAPFPLILTRPLDIRVPVLLFNGTEDRLFCGPSIQGADCSSAEALVATEGPRLGPQVPCIEGHVLQGAGHVLNTLGNAQEWFAVAQNWAVQRVGPDAGPAPGCGLWEAELLKQD
- a CDS encoding RICIN domain-containing protein, with amino-acid sequence MKKSNLMKLMALCSLVHFGALFGFASDAHADIQNDPNAIYKIVNVNSGKVLDVVRNSTEASYRLHQWEYLGLSSQHWKLWAIGNNYYYLVNQNSGLALEPAARNNGAKIWQWPLAFSVQQQWHIGFAPNTGAPPYVIKNNLTLKYIDVEFNGTGNGAYVHQWDYVQGVQSQLWRFERVN